The Salvelinus namaycush isolate Seneca unplaced genomic scaffold, SaNama_1.0 Scaffold316, whole genome shotgun sequence genome has a window encoding:
- the LOC120039985 gene encoding ras-related protein Rap-2b-like codes for MREYKVVVLGSGGVGKSALTVQFVTGSFIEKYDPTIEDFYRKEIEVDSSPSVLEILDTAGTEQFASMRDLYIKNGQGFILVYSLVNQQSFQDIKPMRDQIIRVKRNERVPMILVGNKVDLEGEREVSSGEGKALADEWNCPFMETSAKNKGSVDELFAEIVRQMNYASAPGGDDQCCASCVII; via the coding sequence ATGAGAGAATACAAAGTAGTGGTGCTCGGATCCGGCGGAGTTGGCAAATCCGCATTGACTGTGCAGTTCGTAACTGGATCCTTTATAGAGAAATATGATCCCACGATAGAGGATTTCTACCGAAAGGAGATCGAGGTGGACTCATCTCCTTCCGTTCTGGAGATTCTGGACACAGCGGGGACCGAGCAGTTTGCCTCCATGCGAGACCTGTACATCAAAAACGGGCAGGGCTTCATCCTAGTCTACAGCTTGGTCAACCAACAAAGCTTCCAAGACATCAAACCAATGAGGGATCAGATCATCCGAGTGAAACGGAACGAGAGGGTGCCGATGATTCTGGTGGGGAATAAAGTGGACCTGGAGGGCGAGAGGGAGGTCTCGTCCGGGGAGGGGAAAGCGCTGGCGGATGAGTGGAATTGCCCGTTTATGGAAACTTCAGCCAAAAATAAAGGCTCGGTGGACGAACTGTTTGCAGAGATTGTCAGACAGATGAACTATGCTTCAGCACCAGGTGGAGACGACCAGTGCTGCGCGTCCTGTGTTATTATTTAA